One window of Abyssibacter profundi genomic DNA carries:
- a CDS encoding acetyl-CoA hydrolase/transferase C-terminal domain-containing protein codes for MPHLTDDYNAAVDAVLQRVGKTLVLGIPLGLGKPVGFTNALYERVKHDSSLSLTIFTALSLNRPKLGGLGGRFANPMFDRVMGGVEPLLYLRDRDRGALPPNVTVREFFFQAGSQLNNSVAQQHYISTNYTFVAREMIDHGANVFAQIVAPHPDDNTPRVSLSCNPDVSLDVVPAARARWPVAVVGEMHRELPYMPGDSELDHSEFDVLIDRPTRPDSLFAVPKAPVTLADHAIGLHASTLVPDGGTIQLGIGALGDTVSHALILRHRQPEQWRQLVGEPHELARRIGGQGPFEQGLYGATEMFVDGFLALYDAGILTRQVVDDIERQRALNAGATPEAGETTQVLHGGFYLGTRRFYERLAAMSLDERRRFHMTSVTRINHLYGSETLDRLQRTQARFINTALKCTLAGAVVSDGLDNHRVLSGVGGQYNFVAQAHALHDGRSILLIKAVREDGDRAESNIVWDYPHTTIARHLRDIVITEYGIADLRGATDRDIIARLLNITDSRFQQSLLQRAQSAGKIEADYQIPPAHRNNTPDALKARLDAARRSGALPAFPLPSDWTPDEQALAVALSALKSRQARHSSLGLAWQAWRSGAPAARVQALLARVGLDTPAGLQDHIAARLLAAELETVLDEGPAALSPVEIAE; via the coding sequence ATGCCGCATCTCACCGACGACTACAACGCTGCCGTGGACGCCGTGCTCCAACGTGTCGGCAAGACGCTGGTCCTGGGCATTCCGCTCGGCCTCGGCAAGCCCGTGGGCTTTACCAACGCGCTTTATGAGCGGGTGAAGCACGACAGCAGCCTGTCATTGACCATCTTCACAGCACTGTCGCTGAACCGCCCCAAGCTGGGCGGCCTGGGCGGGCGATTCGCCAACCCGATGTTCGATCGGGTCATGGGCGGCGTGGAGCCACTGCTTTATTTGCGGGACCGCGACCGCGGCGCATTGCCGCCCAACGTCACGGTGCGCGAGTTCTTCTTCCAGGCGGGCAGCCAGCTCAACAATTCGGTGGCCCAGCAGCATTACATCAGCACCAACTACACCTTCGTGGCCCGCGAAATGATCGACCACGGCGCCAACGTCTTTGCGCAAATCGTCGCACCTCACCCGGATGACAACACCCCGCGGGTCAGCCTTAGCTGCAATCCCGACGTCAGCCTGGACGTGGTGCCGGCCGCGCGGGCCCGGTGGCCGGTCGCCGTTGTCGGCGAGATGCACCGTGAGCTGCCTTACATGCCCGGCGACAGCGAACTGGACCACTCCGAGTTCGATGTGCTGATCGACCGCCCGACCCGACCTGACAGCCTGTTCGCAGTGCCCAAGGCGCCCGTCACGCTGGCCGACCACGCCATCGGCCTGCATGCCAGCACCCTGGTGCCCGACGGCGGCACGATCCAGCTGGGCATCGGTGCGTTGGGTGACACCGTGTCGCATGCGCTCATCCTGCGGCACCGGCAACCTGAGCAGTGGCGCCAATTGGTGGGCGAGCCGCATGAGCTGGCCCGGCGCATCGGTGGCCAGGGCCCCTTCGAGCAGGGGCTCTACGGCGCCACCGAAATGTTTGTGGATGGCTTCTTGGCCCTTTATGACGCAGGGATTCTCACCCGGCAGGTTGTCGACGACATCGAACGTCAACGGGCGCTGAACGCCGGCGCGACACCTGAAGCCGGCGAGACAACGCAGGTGCTGCACGGCGGCTTTTATCTGGGCACGCGACGCTTCTACGAGCGACTGGCGGCCATGTCCCTGGACGAGCGGCGCCGCTTCCACATGACCTCCGTGACCCGGATCAACCATCTGTACGGCTCCGAGACCCTGGACCGCCTGCAACGCACCCAAGCCCGCTTCATCAATACCGCACTCAAATGCACGCTGGCCGGAGCGGTCGTCTCGGACGGGCTCGATAACCATCGGGTGTTGTCTGGGGTCGGCGGACAATACAACTTCGTCGCCCAGGCCCATGCCTTACACGACGGTCGCTCCATCCTGTTGATCAAGGCCGTGCGCGAGGACGGGGACCGGGCCGAATCCAATATCGTATGGGACTACCCGCACACGACCATCGCCCGCCACCTGCGCGACATCGTCATCACCGAGTACGGCATCGCGGATCTGCGCGGCGCAACGGATCGGGACATCATCGCCCGCCTGCTCAACATCACGGATTCCCGGTTCCAGCAGTCGCTGTTGCAACGCGCTCAGTCGGCCGGGAAGATCGAAGCGGACTACCAGATTCCGCCCGCCCACCGGAACAACACCCCGGACGCCTTGAAGGCTCGCCTGGATGCAGCGCGACGCAGCGGGGCGTTGCCGGCCTTTCCGCTTCCCAGCGACTGGACGCCTGATGAGCAGGCTCTGGCCGTCGCGCTGTCAGCGCTCAAGTCGCGCCAAGCCCGCCATTCTTCTCTTGGCCTGGCCTGGCAGGCCTGGCGATCCGGAGCGCCGGCCGCCCGGGTGCAAGCCCTGCTGGCCCGAGTCGGGTTGGATACACCGGCCGGCC